One stretch of Caldinitratiruptor microaerophilus DNA includes these proteins:
- the fliS gene encoding flagellar export chaperone FliS yields the protein MNDPYAQYRTLSVSTAPQSKLIVLLFEAAVRNLRQAEAEIAARHVEKAHHHLTRVQDILTELIGALDFNAGEIARILHATYWKLYHLAVEADVRKDLALVQELIGHVSELRDAWQQAGGAGAASPAPRSGSNAPSSARSGLHA from the coding sequence GTGAACGACCCGTACGCCCAGTACCGCACGCTATCGGTCTCCACGGCGCCGCAGTCCAAACTCATCGTCCTCCTGTTCGAGGCGGCCGTGCGCAACCTCCGCCAGGCCGAGGCTGAGATCGCAGCCCGCCACGTGGAGAAAGCGCACCACCACCTCACGCGCGTGCAGGATATCCTTACCGAACTCATCGGCGCCCTCGACTTCAACGCCGGTGAGATCGCCCGGATCCTTCACGCCACGTACTGGAAGCTGTACCACTTGGCGGTCGAGGCAGACGTCCGCAAGGATCTGGCCCTGGTTCAGGAGCTCATTGGTCACGTGTCCGAACTGCGCGACGCGTGGCAGCAGGCGGGGGGCGCGGGGGCCGCGTCTCCGGCGCCCCGGTCGGGAAGCAACGCGCCTTCCAGCGCGAGATCCGGGTTGCACGCATGA
- a CDS encoding carbon storage regulator codes for MLVLSRRVDESILIGEGIEVRILQVRGAGASAVVRVGITAPPDVKVLRSEVVDAVRAENAVAARTSGAVGPDLHGVLLALLGAREGTPATRVESRLRHERPDQPDREPPTSPEPQPFREK; via the coding sequence TCACGGCGCGTGGACGAGAGCATCCTCATCGGTGAAGGGATCGAGGTGCGGATCTTGCAGGTGCGCGGGGCCGGGGCCTCTGCCGTCGTGCGCGTCGGGATCACGGCTCCGCCCGACGTCAAGGTCCTCCGCTCAGAGGTGGTGGACGCCGTCCGCGCCGAGAACGCCGTGGCCGCCAGGACCAGCGGCGCAGTGGGGCCGGACCTCCACGGTGTACTGCTCGCACTTCTGGGGGCCCGTGAAGGCACGCCGGCAACCCGCGTGGAATCGCGGCTCCGGCATGAGCGGCCCGACCAGCCGGACCGGGAACCCCCCACGAGCCCGGAGCCTCAGCCTTTCCGTGAGAAGTGA